A stretch of the Salinigranum rubrum genome encodes the following:
- a CDS encoding substrate-binding domain-containing protein codes for MRTILSGNPIGKGPNGAAPQPAESVELTPADVEALRTGEYTAAIVFHYLKTDYVRLQRMGLEERFGELGIEIEGVYNPEFDASNQAEILESLAERDIDALVSIPIDQIATADAYRAVAKSGTDIVFIDNVPRGFEHPRDYAGTVSSDNRGLGIFAGRILRDTLSSGRVGIVKFDAPFYVTSERERGARDILEAAGSIELVAEAGFTDPDDVYQRTQELLVANPDIEGLFVSWGDPPGTQAAAAALDLGMDDIVITTTDLSVETATNIARNGPIKATGAQFPYQQGHIEANMIGNSLLANNTPQFIVSGVLPIHRGNLLDLYPTYFQEEAPTEIRSHYE; via the coding sequence ATGAGAACGATCCTGTCGGGGAATCCAATCGGGAAGGGGCCGAACGGTGCAGCCCCACAACCTGCTGAGAGTGTCGAACTCACTCCCGCAGACGTCGAGGCGCTCCGTACCGGCGAGTACACGGCTGCCATCGTCTTCCACTACCTCAAGACCGACTACGTCAGACTCCAGCGGATGGGTCTGGAAGAACGGTTCGGTGAGCTCGGTATCGAGATCGAGGGCGTCTACAATCCCGAGTTCGACGCGAGTAATCAGGCCGAGATCCTCGAGTCACTCGCCGAACGGGACATCGACGCGCTCGTCTCGATCCCCATCGATCAGATCGCGACGGCCGACGCGTACCGCGCCGTCGCCAAATCCGGAACGGACATCGTCTTCATCGACAACGTCCCGCGGGGGTTCGAACACCCGCGAGACTACGCGGGGACCGTCTCCTCGGACAACAGAGGGCTCGGTATCTTCGCCGGGCGGATCCTCCGCGATACGCTCTCGTCCGGACGGGTCGGCATCGTCAAGTTCGACGCGCCGTTCTACGTGACGTCCGAGCGTGAGCGAGGGGCGCGCGACATCCTGGAAGCTGCTGGAAGTATCGAACTCGTCGCCGAGGCCGGGTTCACAGATCCCGACGACGTCTATCAGCGCACCCAGGAGCTGCTCGTTGCCAACCCTGACATCGAGGGGCTGTTCGTCAGCTGGGGCGACCCACCGGGGACGCAGGCCGCAGCAGCCGCCCTCGACCTGGGCATGGACGACATCGTGATCACCACCACCGACCTGAGTGTGGAGACGGCGACGAACATCGCGCGAAACGGCCCCATCAAGGCCACGGGCGCGCAGTTCCCGTATCAACAGGGACACATCGAAGCCAACATGATCGGAAATTCGCTCCTCGCGAACAACACTCCGCAGTTCATCGTCTCCGGCGTCCTCCCAATCCACCGCGGCAATCTTCTTGATCTCTATCCGACATACTTCCAGGAGGAAGCACCGACGGAAATCAGATCACACTACGAGTGA
- a CDS encoding ABC transporter ATP-binding protein — translation MASVTVDSISKVYDDDGSDIVAVSDMDIEIHDGEFLVLVGPSGCGKSTTLRCIAGLESVTDGDIYIGDERVTDQGASERNIAMVFQNYALYPHMTARGNMSFGLRMSTDYSDAEIEDRVATTASLMGIENLLDKRPGELSGGQQQRVALGRAIVRDPALFLMDEPLSNLDAKLRTEMRTELQSLQEELGTTTVYVTHDQTEAMTMADRIAILNDGELQQIGSPLECYYQPANQFVASFIGSPSMNFLEVAVTEETFEHDAFSLPIPATLRDTVAGMERVVLGVRPEDVVIEAEPNDEPETLAATVDVVEPMGDLSYVYLSISDADVTATVEGKRVFTTGQTVAMRFPPDHLHLFDPTTGDAFRTQQVPDDQTTARSGEEITS, via the coding sequence ATGGCGTCCGTCACAGTCGACAGCATTTCGAAGGTGTACGACGACGACGGGTCGGATATCGTCGCGGTTTCCGACATGGACATCGAGATCCACGACGGCGAGTTTCTCGTCCTCGTGGGACCGTCGGGCTGTGGGAAGTCGACGACGCTCCGGTGTATCGCCGGGCTCGAATCGGTGACAGACGGCGACATCTACATCGGCGATGAGCGAGTCACAGACCAGGGGGCGAGCGAGCGCAACATCGCGATGGTGTTCCAGAACTACGCGCTATACCCTCACATGACTGCCCGTGGGAACATGTCGTTTGGTCTGAGGATGTCGACGGACTACTCCGACGCGGAGATCGAAGACCGGGTGGCGACGACGGCCTCTCTCATGGGCATCGAAAACCTCCTCGACAAGCGGCCCGGAGAACTCTCCGGTGGGCAGCAACAACGTGTTGCCCTGGGACGAGCCATCGTCCGTGATCCCGCTCTGTTCCTGATGGACGAGCCGCTCTCGAACCTCGACGCCAAGCTCCGGACAGAGATGCGGACCGAACTCCAGAGCCTCCAGGAGGAGCTGGGAACCACGACCGTCTACGTCACACACGACCAGACGGAAGCGATGACGATGGCCGACCGCATCGCCATCCTGAACGACGGAGAACTCCAGCAGATCGGGAGTCCTCTCGAGTGTTACTACCAGCCGGCCAATCAGTTCGTCGCGAGCTTCATCGGCTCGCCGTCGATGAACTTCCTCGAGGTGGCGGTCACCGAGGAAACGTTCGAACACGATGCGTTCAGCCTACCGATTCCCGCGACGCTGCGTGATACCGTCGCGGGGATGGAACGGGTCGTCCTCGGTGTTCGACCGGAAGACGTCGTGATCGAAGCCGAACCGAACGACGAGCCGGAAACCCTAGCGGCGACTGTCGACGTCGTCGAACCGATGGGCGATCTCTCGTACGTCTACCTCTCCATCAGCGACGCCGACGTGACTGCCACGGTCGAGGGGAAGCGGGTGTTCACCACCGGACAGACAGTCGCGATGCGGTTCCCGCCGGATCATCTGCACCTGTTCGATCCGACGACCGGTGACGCATTCCGAACGCAACAGGTGCCGGACGACCAGACGACGGCGAGGAGTGGAGAGGAAATCACCAGCTGA
- a CDS encoding sugar phosphate isomerase/epimerase family protein → MVSIGINTWLYASFPVWTPSYTLESTIDHIDAAGFDSIEFGAASPHAWPQYMDEERQASIQERLDASDLTVSSICPALGGGPGPNPASPLEVEREAAREHYLGCLDVAEAFDSDIVIWVGGWRLQGQRYEDAWANQRAVLNDVLEAAERMEKTVAIEANAADVNLIETTQDQLRLLDEVDSPNAGAMMDTAHAAHRGESPTIYVEELADDLVHLHLADTDRLPPGEGGLSFQAMFEKLDDVGYDGHYTAEIFGGHLNPDEAALTTRQNLAAMLE, encoded by the coding sequence ATGGTCAGCATAGGCATCAATACCTGGCTCTACGCCAGTTTCCCGGTCTGGACGCCGAGCTACACGCTCGAAAGCACGATCGATCACATCGACGCCGCTGGCTTCGACTCCATCGAGTTCGGAGCGGCATCACCCCACGCCTGGCCGCAGTACATGGACGAGGAGCGGCAGGCGTCTATCCAAGAGCGCCTCGACGCGAGCGACTTGACAGTGTCGAGCATCTGCCCGGCACTGGGTGGCGGCCCCGGTCCGAACCCGGCCAGCCCACTCGAAGTCGAACGCGAGGCGGCGCGCGAACACTACCTCGGCTGCCTCGACGTGGCCGAGGCGTTCGACAGCGACATCGTGATCTGGGTCGGCGGCTGGCGGCTCCAGGGACAGCGCTACGAGGACGCCTGGGCGAACCAGCGTGCCGTCTTGAACGACGTCCTGGAGGCCGCAGAACGGATGGAGAAGACGGTCGCCATTGAGGCGAACGCCGCGGACGTCAACCTCATCGAGACGACGCAGGACCAGCTGCGCCTGCTCGACGAGGTGGACTCTCCGAACGCTGGGGCGATGATGGACACGGCACACGCCGCCCATCGTGGCGAGTCGCCGACCATCTACGTGGAGGAGCTGGCAGACGACCTCGTCCACCTGCACCTCGCGGACACCGACCGCCTCCCTCCAGGTGAGGGGGGCCTCTCGTTCCAGGCGATGTTCGAGAAGCTGGACGATGTCGGCTACGACGGCCACTACACAGCCGAGATCTTCGGTGGACACCTCAATCCCGACGAGGCGGCACTCACCACCCGACAGAACCTCGCGGCGATGCTGGAGTGA
- a CDS encoding ABC transporter substrate-binding protein, which translates to MRQSDSQRTAECTSKSGSKRRRTFLKTGAAGTAALFAGCLGWGDGGSSGSSESTGGGSEANGASTGTPSSDTNLSGTTINMLEYAAAQAEATRQVLPQFEEETGITVNLETAPYGDLISKQFTSLKGSSGSYDVIDVDVPYWPAFVSNDWIQPLNGMLEQSSLRQSEFLQRVWNDTVVWGGPDDYLNLDAGNVMGIPYQPNVLTLYYRKDLYDEAGLSPPQTLSDYQRVGRELTNPDENVWGMAMMAKEHESLLVEWKSMLYSRGGRFFEGETIKEAPFGISESWNPVFDDQTGVETLKYYKQLIEADYTPDGVTSWDWTNVTQNFIQGRLATGQAFSSTARVANDPDKSAVVGKVGYAPYPGSDVSGTMLRRPHYGTWSLAIPKNSKKKQAAWKFIEWLSSTEIQVERASYGAQPSRQSAYDQLTQSQNEVFRSSPEFFQALYDGLTQYGIGRPKIKGYFQWSSTMQKWLTRSITEGMEPQKALSNAANETRQLLDEQGY; encoded by the coding sequence ATGCGACAGAGTGACAGCCAGCGCACAGCAGAGTGTACTTCGAAGAGCGGTTCGAAAAGACGTCGAACGTTCCTGAAAACCGGAGCTGCAGGAACCGCCGCGCTCTTCGCCGGGTGTCTTGGGTGGGGCGACGGTGGGAGTAGCGGCAGTAGCGAGAGTACCGGAGGTGGAAGTGAGGCTAACGGCGCGAGTACCGGAACCCCCTCGAGTGACACCAACCTCTCCGGAACGACCATCAACATGCTGGAGTACGCGGCTGCTCAGGCCGAGGCGACCCGACAGGTACTGCCACAGTTCGAGGAGGAGACCGGTATCACGGTCAATCTCGAAACGGCACCGTACGGCGATCTCATCTCGAAGCAGTTCACGTCGCTCAAGGGCTCTTCGGGGAGCTACGACGTTATCGACGTCGACGTACCCTACTGGCCAGCCTTCGTCAGCAACGACTGGATCCAGCCGTTGAATGGGATGCTCGAACAGAGCAGCCTCCGGCAGTCGGAGTTCCTCCAGCGCGTCTGGAACGACACCGTCGTGTGGGGTGGCCCCGACGACTACCTGAACCTCGACGCGGGCAACGTCATGGGCATTCCCTACCAGCCCAACGTGCTGACACTCTACTACCGCAAGGACCTCTACGACGAGGCGGGACTCTCTCCGCCGCAGACGCTCTCGGACTACCAGCGCGTCGGGCGGGAACTCACGAACCCGGACGAGAACGTCTGGGGGATGGCGATGATGGCGAAGGAACACGAGTCGTTGCTCGTCGAGTGGAAAAGCATGCTGTACAGCCGCGGCGGGCGGTTCTTCGAGGGGGAGACGATCAAGGAGGCACCGTTCGGTATCAGCGAGTCGTGGAATCCGGTGTTCGACGACCAGACTGGCGTCGAGACCTTGAAGTACTACAAGCAACTGATCGAGGCGGACTACACGCCCGACGGCGTGACGAGCTGGGATTGGACGAACGTCACACAGAACTTCATCCAGGGTCGGCTCGCCACCGGACAGGCGTTCTCGAGCACGGCCCGAGTCGCTAACGACCCCGACAAATCGGCGGTCGTCGGGAAGGTGGGCTACGCGCCGTACCCGGGGTCGGACGTGTCGGGGACGATGCTGCGTCGGCCACACTACGGGACTTGGTCGCTTGCGATCCCGAAGAACTCGAAAAAGAAGCAGGCGGCGTGGAAGTTCATCGAGTGGCTCTCGTCGACCGAGATTCAGGTCGAGCGCGCGAGCTATGGCGCACAGCCGAGTCGCCAATCCGCCTATGACCAGCTCACGCAGTCGCAGAACGAGGTGTTCCGGTCGTCACCCGAGTTCTTCCAGGCGCTGTACGACGGTCTCACCCAATACGGCATCGGCCGACCGAAGATCAAAGGCTACTTCCAGTGGTCCAGCACGATGCAGAAGTGGCTGACCCGGTCCATCACGGAGGGGATGGAACCGCAGAAGGCACTCTCAAACGCCGCGAACGAGACGCGGCAACTCCTCGATGAGCAGGGGTACTGA
- a CDS encoding carbohydrate ABC transporter permease — translation MVLPAFIYAVAWIVYPMVFLLRLSLSEGVGGAFVGFENYAKVLSSADFYDAVAATLAFAVPAVGVELVFGTVLAVAYNSVSRFERVTQTILLLPMVLSTFAVGLMFRWFFSSDLGVVNYLLGLVGISGPVWLSDPQFAMVTVVVADVWQWTPFVFVLVYAGLQTIPESLIEAATIDGASRIQRFRYIILPSCIRYWW, via the coding sequence ATGGTCCTGCCAGCGTTCATCTACGCTGTCGCCTGGATCGTCTACCCGATGGTGTTTCTGCTTCGGTTGAGTCTCTCGGAGGGAGTCGGCGGTGCGTTCGTCGGGTTCGAGAACTACGCGAAGGTGTTGTCGAGTGCGGACTTCTACGACGCGGTCGCCGCGACGCTCGCCTTCGCCGTTCCCGCTGTGGGGGTCGAACTGGTGTTTGGGACCGTGCTGGCCGTCGCGTACAACTCGGTATCGCGGTTCGAGCGGGTCACCCAGACGATCCTCCTCCTGCCGATGGTGTTGAGCACGTTTGCCGTCGGCCTGATGTTCCGGTGGTTCTTCAGTTCTGACCTTGGCGTCGTAAACTACCTGCTGGGCCTAGTCGGCATCTCCGGACCCGTGTGGCTCAGCGACCCGCAGTTCGCGATGGTGACGGTCGTCGTCGCCGACGTCTGGCAGTGGACGCCGTTCGTGTTCGTCCTCGTCTATGCGGGCCTGCAGACCATCCCCGAGAGCCTCATCGAGGCGGCCACCATCGACGGTGCATCGCGCATCCAGCGGTTCCGGTACATCATCCTCCCCAGTTGTATCCGGTATTGGTGGTGA
- a CDS encoding sugar ABC transporter permease, with the protein MTEGGPGGSTKTLTMHIYENAFSFLNTADAAAMSFLFLVFIIVVSNVFIALLGRVKETR; encoded by the coding sequence ATGACAGAAGGAGGTCCAGGAGGGTCGACAAAGACGCTCACCATGCACATCTACGAGAACGCCTTCTCGTTCCTCAACACCGCGGACGCGGCTGCGATGTCGTTCCTGTTCTTAGTGTTCATCATCGTCGTGAGTAACGTGTTCATCGCCCTGCTCGGGCGAGTCAAGGAGACGCGATAA
- a CDS encoding carbohydrate ABC transporter permease — protein MWIPETITIDAYRAILVQGPYFDYVVNSVVSTSIAVGLGLLLGIPATYVIVRYDFPLNLDHHLGFFFLSIFMLPPIAATIPYFNIFQALGALDSSVWLGLVYAVFTLPLIVWFTRGFIDDIPESLGEAAEVDGASEFQTFYYVYLPLIKPGIGAAAIISFILTWNEYFFALVLTRREAKPLSVATTEFVGQYNIAWNELSAGLVITIAPVAVFLLLTQRYIISGLTKGAVKE, from the coding sequence GTGTGGATTCCGGAGACGATTACCATCGACGCCTACCGAGCCATCCTCGTCCAGGGCCCGTACTTCGATTACGTCGTCAACAGTGTCGTCTCGACTTCTATCGCGGTCGGGCTGGGGCTGCTGCTCGGCATCCCGGCGACCTACGTGATCGTCCGGTACGACTTCCCCCTGAATCTCGACCATCACCTAGGGTTCTTTTTCCTCTCGATCTTCATGCTCCCGCCCATCGCAGCCACCATTCCCTACTTCAACATCTTCCAGGCACTCGGCGCGCTCGACAGCAGTGTCTGGCTGGGACTCGTCTACGCCGTCTTTACGCTCCCGCTCATCGTCTGGTTCACGCGCGGCTTCATCGACGACATCCCCGAGAGCCTCGGCGAGGCCGCCGAAGTAGACGGTGCGAGCGAGTTCCAGACATTCTACTACGTCTACCTGCCGCTCATCAAGCCCGGCATCGGTGCCGCGGCCATCATCAGCTTCATTCTCACATGGAACGAATACTTCTTCGCGCTGGTGCTGACCCGTCGGGAGGCCAAGCCGCTGTCAGTCGCGACTACCGAGTTCGTCGGACAGTACAACATCGCGTGGAACGAACTCTCCGCGGGACTCGTCATCACCATCGCTCCCGTCGCCGTCTTCCTCCTCCTCACCCAGCGGTACATCATCTCCGGACTGACCAAAGGAGCGGTCAAGGAGTAA